In Oreochromis aureus strain Israel breed Guangdong linkage group 20, ZZ_aureus, whole genome shotgun sequence, the following are encoded in one genomic region:
- the LOC116324227 gene encoding Ig-like V-type domain-containing protein FAM187A, producing the protein MPFPSLSPLFLLFLTPEAWSYEAPEDKQDVFARTACPAFLTFTNAAYLSGVTVELPCLCKPEQVQSVVWFFRKHLERSEDTKALTDHHGNHLLDPSQVPHSGDLRSRFSIRLFSLLIFRAGPDDAGVYICGSAHKDFFYGYDLDIQEAATLSFTNRLVSEAGDGKRDQSTDLSALYHLFTSFQPWSVCDRCGVPGEQVRAGLCYIRSRFLNVRYRRANQTIVSCGSGAVPRAFGLKRSRVAVKLEVRSCHMTCPSQAPPSKLLGLMSLFGSSSASLPTGLPLYYLTHPDGQVLTLGCPGARPDMAVAWDRGDEPIYRSEHSSGAGTDLRLIIDTGHHLLFQPAQTQDSGVYYCWLYGRRAAEIHLLVYPHFGSQSLLSHPDFPAAVRTVLGSYAAMTAVFFLLMLGRAVLRHRREQSHVD; encoded by the exons ATGCCTTTCCCATCCTTGtcccctctcttcctcctcttcctgacTCCAGAGGCGTGGAGCTACGAGGCCCCTGAAGACAAACAGGACGTGTTTGCCAGAACGGCATGTCCCGCCTTCCTGACCTTCACCAACGCTGCCTACCTGTCAGGAGTCACCGTGGAGCTGCCCTGCCTCTGCAAACCAGAGCAG GTCCAGTCGGTTGTCTGGTTTTTCCGGAAACATCTGGAACGATCAGAGGACACCAAAGCGCTGACtgatcaccatggcaaccacctGCTCGATCCCAGCCAGGTCCCTCACAGCGGAGACCTGCGGAGTCGCTTCTCCATCCGACTCTTCAGCCTGCTGATCTTCAGAGCCGGGCCCGATGATGCAGGCGTCTACATCTGTGGCTCCGCCCACAAAGACTTCTTCTATGGTTATGACCTGGACATCCAGGAGGCTGCCACGCTCAGCTTCACCAACAG acTCGTTTCAGAGGCTGGCGACGGGAAACGGGACCAGAGCACCGACCTCAGCGCTCTGTACCACCTCTTCACCAGCTTCCAGCCGTGGTCTGTGTGCGACCGGTGCGGCGTGCCGGGCGAGCAGGTCCGAGCCGGGCTCTGCTACATACGCTCCCGCTTCCTGAACGTGCGCTACAGGCGAGCCAATCAGACGATTGTTTCATGCGGCTCGGGGGCAGTGCCAAGAGCCTTTGGTCTGAAGCGAAGCAGAGTCGCGGTGAAGCTGGAGGTCAGAAGCTGTCATATGACGTGTCCGTCTCAGGCCCCGCCCTCCAAGCTGCTCGGTCTGATGTCTCTTTTTGGGTCCAG TTCTGCCTCATTGCCAACCGGGCTTCCTCTATACTACCTGACCCACCCCGACGGCCAGGTCCTCACCCTGGGCTGTCCCGGGGCGCGCCCTGACATGGCGGTCGCCTGGGACCGAGGGGACGAACCTATCTACAGGTCTGAACACTCGTCAGGCGCCGGCACAGACCTCAGACTGATCATAGACACCGGACACCACCTGCTGTTCCAGCCGGCTCAAACTCAGGACTCAG GTGTGTATTACTGCTGGCTGTACGGTCGCCGGGCGGCAGAGATCCACCTCCTTGTGTACCCTCACTTTGGCAGCCAGTCGCTCCTGTCGCATCCTGACTTTCCGGCCGCCGTGCGGACTGTGCTGGGATCGTATGCTGCCATGACGGCTGTGTTTTTCCTGCTGATGCTGGGCCGAGCTGTGCTGAGACACCGCAGAGAGCAAAGCCACGTGGACTAA
- the npbwr2b gene encoding neuropeptides B/W receptor type 2b, translating to MENVSVPGAPPPLCNDSVLLYSPTGNRSDLNCTPPFFADLYVILPVIYSVICAVGLTGNTAVIYMILKAPKMKTVTNMFILNLAIADDLFTLVLPISIAEHLLNYWPFGEVLCKVILSIDHYNIFSSIYFLTVMSIDRYLVVLSTVRSKRMPYRTYRAAKIISLCVWILVILIVMPFTVFAGVYVDPADGRKTCVLSFPSPEPLWFKTSRIYTLILGFAIPVSTFCILYTMMLYRLRNMRLNSNAKALDKAKKRVTVMVFVVLAVCLFCWTPFHLSTIIALTTDLRTTPLVIMISYFITSLSYANSCLNPFLYAFLDDNFRKAFKTMLECSSA from the coding sequence ATGGAGAACGTGTCGGTCCCGGGCGCGCCGCCTCCGCTCTGTAACGACTCTGTGCTGCTGTACTCGCCCACGGGAAACCGCTCTGACCTGAACTGCACCCCTCCCTTCTTTGCTGACCTTTACGTCATCCTGCCCGTCATCTACTCCGTGATCTGTGCCGTGGGGCTGACGGGAAACACCGCCGTCATCTACATGATCCTCAAAGCCCCCAAAATGAAAACGGTCACCAACATGTTCATCCTGAACTTGGCCATCGCAGACGACCTGTTCACTCTGGTGCTGCCCATTAGCATCGCCGAACACCTGCTCAACTACTGGCCCTTTGGGGAGGTCCTCTGTAAGGTCATCCTGAGCATCGACCACTACAACATCTTCTCCAGCATCTACTTCCTGACCGTGATGAGCATCGACCGCTACCTGGTCGTCCTGTCAACCGTGAGATCCAAGCGCATGCCTTACCGCACCTACCGAGCGGCCAAGATCATCTCGCTGTGCGTGTGGATCCTTGTCATCCTCATCGTCATGCCCTTCACGGTGTTCGCCGGCGTCTACGTGGACCCGGCTGATGGCAGGAAAACCTGCGTCCTCAGCTTCCCGAGCCCCGAGCCCCTGTGGTTCAAAACCAGCCGAATCTACACACTCATCCTCGGCTTCGCCATCCCCGTCTCCACCTTCTGCATCCTGTACACCATGATGCTGTACAGGCTGAGGAACATGCGGCTCAACAGCAATGCCAAGGCACTAGACAAGGCCAAGAAGAGGGTCACCGTCATGGTTTTTGTCGTCCTGGCCGTCTGCCTGTTCTGCTGGACGCCGTTCCACCTCAGCACCATCATAGCGCTGACCACGGACCTGAGGACCACGCCGCTGGTCATCATGATCTCCTACTTCATCACCAGCCTGAGCTACGCCAACTCTTGCCTCAACCCATTCCTCTACGCCTTCCTGGACGACAACTTCAGGAAGGCCTTCAAGACGATGCTGGAGTGCAGCTCAGCCTGA